A DNA window from Oscarella lobularis chromosome 8, ooOscLobu1.1, whole genome shotgun sequence contains the following coding sequences:
- the LOC136190378 gene encoding rapamycin-insensitive companion of mTOR-like, whose protein sequence is MSQQPRVVKRMQRQPGVDVASFVDLRGGFDENLKEVAVNVSAPDASVAVTRKIALFNAFVRFLQRSRIDAVDQYCIDEFLVSIRKCLVHGNKAVRAGAIRSLRYLLNSRAFFDLLLQMKIDLFVMKSLDTLDSRPVERVQALRLVRKVLSVCPDLMPRSLTVSLVAAAEGFSHDDKMAGAALETLAELALLNPSIVAFHRGFKAILRGVIECQSAAMTESLLCTILYLLNHPQTRCYIRPHTDLETIVAPFTDLHYRHRPETGPQQENKEDHQVHLFSARTAVVTMLRCWAGLVCFCDPSGWGISSFVGVLQLPCSLVQRNIMEVLFDLFKLNIPEWTDDFDAALASTDPRRKSELWRLEEEWVIEEAKHILPKLTKGRTNLLTCYLALLLTTFINAGLLEKLVIAAKSEDKLISTQATILLGELLHLANKILPPEYAAQTHCLPSLMEVATSFQSSPAERNKASAVVSCLEKLHQKRKARPWPNSLYLQLTLRHSGCFELKDESVTLYRPSVQHVPSKDSDEVMLETLLRDSLVLSTKDYTQWNWDVISTLLKSPRITMKKLEETSTTKFTKRLCYFYKPSSGLFSTIELTRENVQRYSSVGAQLMHFVLTGDEGVKYLMDILLEIKEHLAKICDQGSQPDSSHHHHHYSHQDGFSLFAVSHTMTRDYFLLIGHLSSNLAGLQILKKTNIFNYFLTLCDHLHRRDINQLVLTSLDYSQDALCRVVLSKQLTFIDMPTRKYATMYMRVLLRARLPAFKDWGIPLIITQLYDPDESISNDALDILDEACDVPSYCSTVVLNFPALLHLGPRGTSLLTRFLSANRGLWLLKGSDFIDQEMDKWLTDFNKRYVGVVEQRLSSFLSSYWPSTEGVYTRRSQFRSYSNYDMSVPVHFYGQLVQLKDGCQLLQQKRHLDYLIESLDQPSLGQEHVLEKKAALWALGHIGTSHWGMQMLSTRDIVEKIVRVAEKSQVMSLKGTAYYCLCLLARTKLGADCLRDLDWLPVCHASNNTWPILETRTAAASQRDSEVFSDEDATSIFLDESVERRRGSLGTVLESKSLVHFTKRPRTLTEQKQLRSLAEWKEEKVTLSGRRSNRPGVLMTEAEKQANMKWFSRRASYTEVITGSEEEAGGRIGNGGPGGSDERNISSQTNGQRGQPNFIDFIGVVLPKDLNSFYMVSPCGYEGSWPSAFPPEIDVKFVDRLEKKKSAVALDQNDANSEDTDCSDCSASSSKSKNPSTSEPTSEQIRKELIRLVGCLGTSVGSRATQQGLMLLKDRHPRIFTKPSVFVDILEILSSYHFSFGARRFCYALFDIDFNAFVLPQDAVASPSPSPASSLLSLHSNGDVKDALSQKRKRMTTPEMLKTVKEEK, encoded by the exons ATGTCTCAACAACCTCGCGTGGTAAAGCGAATGCAGCGTCAACCCG GAGTCGACGTGGCAAGTTTCGTTGACCTTCGAGGAG gtttcgacgagaatctGAAAGAGGTCGCCGTCAACGTCAGCGCGCCTGATGCGAGCGTTGCCGTGACGCGAAAAATCGCACTATTCAATGCATTCGTTCGA TTCTTGCAACGATCTCGAATAGACGCCGTCGATCAATATTGTATTGACGAGTTTCTCGTTAG catACGAAAGTGTCTCGTTCACGGAAATAAAGCGGTTCGCGCGGGCGCGATACGATCGCTACGATATCTGCTCAATTCGAGAGCCTTctttgatcttcttcttcaaatgaAAATCGATTTGTTCGTGATGAA ATCTCTTGATACTTTGGATTCGAGACCGGTGGAGCGAGTGCAAGCTCTCAGATTGGTTCGCAAG GTTTTGAGTGTTTGTCCTGATTTGATGCCGCGCTCTTTGACTGTGAGTctcgtggcggcggcggagggaTTCAGCCATGATGATAAAATGGCTGGTGCTGCCTTGGAAACGCTCGCTGAACTAG CGCTTCTCAATCCGTCAATTGTTGCGTTTCATCGTGGATTCAAAGCAATTCTTCGTGGCGTTATAGAGTGCCAA TCTGCAGCCATGACCGAGTCTCTCCTCTGCACGATTCTCTATCTTCTCAATCATCCCCAAACGCGTTGCTACATTCGTCCTCACACAGATCTGGAG ACAATTGTTGCTCCGTTTACTGATCTTCATTATCGACACAGACCTGAAACTGGTCCTCAACAAGAAAACAA GGAAGATCATCAAGTTCATTTATTTTCAGCTCGAACGGCTGTCGTTACAATGCTTCGCTGTTGGGCTG GATTGGTTTGTTTCTGTGATCCGAGTGGGTGGGGAATAAGCTCCTTCGTGGGCGTGTTGCAATTGCCGTGTTCTCTTGTGCAG AGAAATATAATGGAAGTATTGTTTGACTTGTTCAAATTGAACATTCCCGAATGGacagacgatttcgacgcagCGCTCGCGAGCACCG atCCTCGTAGAAAAAGTGAATTGTGGCGACTCGAAGAGGAGTGGGTGATTGAAGAGGCAAAGCACATCCTACCAAAACTCACCAAAGGACG CACTAATTTATTAACTTGCTATCTTGCTCTTCTGCTAACGACGTTTATAAACGCCGGTCTTCTAGAA AAATTAGTAATTGCGGCTAAATCGGAAGACAAGTTAATTTCGACTCAAGCGACTATTCTTCTAGGAGAATTATTACATCTA GCTAACAAAATTCTGCCACCTGAATATGCAGCCCAGACGCACTGCCTTCCCTCTCTCATGGAAGTTGCTACGTCATTTCAATCAAGTCCAGCCGAAAGGAA TAAAGCAAGCGCTGTCGTTAGTTGTCTTGAAAAATTGCATCAGAAACGGAAAGCGAGGCCTTGGCCGAATAGTTTGTACTTGCAATTGACGCTGAGACAC TCGGGATGTTTCGAGCTGAAGGATGAATCCGTTACACTGTATCGACCGTCAGTTCAACATGTTCCATCAAAA GATAGCGATGAGGTCATGCTTGAAACGTTGTTGAGAGATTCGCTG gtTTTGAGCACAAAAGATTACACTCAGTGGAATTGGGATGTCATATCGACATTGCTCAAG TCTCCACGAATTACCATGAAGAAGCTCGAAGAAACGTCTACAACGAA ATTTACCAAGCGTCTTTGCTACTTTTATAAGCCGAGCAGCGGGCTCTTTTCCACAATCGAACTGACGCGTGAGAACGTGCAGAGATATTCGTCCGTTGGAGCCCAGCTGATGCACTTTGTTTTGACGGGAGACGAAGGCGTCAAATACTTAATGGACATACTATTGGAAATAAAAGAACATCTTGCAAAA aTTTGTGATCAAGGAAGTCAGCCCGATTCgtctcatcatcatcatcattattcTCATCAGGATGGCTTCTCTCTATTCGCCGTCTCTCACACCATGACACGGGACTactttcttctcattggccACCTTTCGTCCAATCTCGCTGGACTTCAAATCCTCAAAAAGACgaacatttttaatta tttTCTGACTTTGTGTGATCACTTGCACAGGCGAGACATCAATCAACTTGTGCTGACGAGCTTGGACTACAGTCAAGATGCATTGTGTAGAGTCGTTCTATCGAAACAGCTCACATTCATTGACATG CCGACTCGCAAATATGCTACAATGTATATGCGCGTTCTATTGCGTGCACGTCTTCCCGCTTTCAAGGACTGGGGAATTCCTCTAATCATCACTCAa CTCTACGATCCTGACGAGTCGATTAGCAATGATGCTCTCGATATTCTGGATGAAGCCTGTGACGTTCCT TCTTATTGTAGCACAGTTGTGCTCAATTTTCctgctcttcttcatcttggACCGCGAGGGACTTCATTATTAACAAG attTTTGTCAGCCAATAGGGGTCTTTGGCTTTTAAAGGGATCCGACTTCATTGATCAAGAAATGGATAAATGGCTTACT GATTTCAACAAGCGTTACGTTGGCGTGGTAGAACAAAGGCTTTCCtcatttctctcttcctATTGGCCATCGACGGAAGGAGTCTACACAAGAAGAAGTCAATTTCG ATCGTACAGTAATTATGATATGTCCGTACCCGTGCACTTCTATGGGCAATTAGTTCAGCTCAAGGACGGCTGCCAACTTCTTCAGCAAAAg CGTCATCTCGATTATCTCATCGAGTCATTGGATCAGCCATCTTTAGGCCAAGAACACgttttagagaagaaagccgCTCTTTGGGCTCTG gGTCACATTGGAACGTCTCATTGGGGCATGCAGATGCTATCAACTCGCGATATAGTCGAAAAGATAGTAAGAGTTGCCGAGAAAAGTCAAGTGATGTCACTGAAAGG CACGGCCTATTATTGCCTCTGTCTTTTGGCTCGAACAAAATTAGGCGCCGATTGTCTGCGCGACTTAGATTGGCTGCCAGTTTGCCATGCCAGCAACAACACGTGGCCCATCCTTGAAacgagaacggcggcggcgagtcaAAGAGATTCTGAAGTGTTTTCCGACGAAGATGCGACCAGCATCTTTTTGGATGAGAGCGTGGAGCGACGGAGAGGAAGTCTCGGAACCGTTTTAGAATCGAAATCCCTAGTGCATTTTACGAAACGACCAAGAACGCTGACTGAGCAGAAGCAGTTGAGAAGTTTGGCGGAGtggaaggaggagaaggtgaCGCTATCCGGGAGACGATCCAATCGGCCTGGAGTCTTGATGACGGAAGCAGAGAAACAGGCGAA CATGAAATGGTTTTCTCGTCGCGCTTCATATACTGAAGTCATTACGGGAAGCGAGGAAGAGGCAGGAGGAAGGATAGGTAATGGAGGGCCTGGAGGAAGTGATGAGCGCAATATTTCATCGCAAACAAatggtcaacgtggtcaacccaattttattgatttcattGGCGTTGTATTGCCGAAAGATCTCAACTCATTCTACATg GTTTCTCCTTGTGGCTATGAAGGGTCGTGGCCGAGCGCTTTTCCACCAGAAATCGACGTGaaatttgtagatcgtttagagaagaagaagagcgcgGTGGCATTGGATCAAAACGATGCAAATAGTGAAGATACCGATTGCAGCGATTGCAGCGCGAGCAGCagcaaatcaaaaaatccaTCCACGTCAGAACCAACAAGTGAACAGATTCGAAAAGAATTGATTCGATTGGTTGGCTGCCTTGGAACGTCGGTAGGAAGTCGAGCAACGCAGCAAGGCCTCATGCT attGAAGGATCGGCATCCCAGAATTTTTACGAAGCCGTCTGTATTTGTTGATATATTagaaattctttcttcttatCATTTCAGCTTTGGAGCTCGTCGGTTTTGTTACGCCCTATTTGATATCGATTTCAACGCT TTCGTTCTTCCTCaagacgccgtcgcctcgcCCAGCCCCTCTCCTGCATCGTCTTTGTTATCGTTACATAGCAACGGTGACGTAAAAGACGCGCTGTCacagaaacgaaagcgcaTGACTACCCCAGAAATGTTGAAGACagtgaaagaagaaaaatag
- the LOC136190384 gene encoding DNA excision repair protein ERCC-8-like produces MNFRDVFARQIGLDPPWALPRCVEDRKTRSIDLSKTKDVQIYHTKGVLCLDLDPVDARYLLSGGADAAIAIYDTRNVRGEKTFKAEVEYTIPGKRPPGHNYSVNSIQWYPHDTGMFISSSSDKSLKIWDANRLMVAEQFLFSGPVYCHHLSPVPSKSCLIAVGSEETFVTLCDIKSGSQTHILRGHDDSVQSVCWSPRNEYFLLSGGCDNRILLWDIRKSKSCLASLDQYNGKKASDNPSLGCIAHNGGVNGLHFLPDGLHLLSYGTDHRIRLWDVYSFKNTLVNYGRVKNPGWKKHCQLAVSSCQNPGYVFVPSTTSIQVFDIHRGKKIKLLKGHFNAVNCCIFNSNKQELFSGSVDCNILVWDAKSADSDSTPEKEENLHQPNPFFGDTWSDDDED; encoded by the exons ATGAACTTCCGCGACGTTTTTGCGCGACAGATCGGGCTCGATCCGCCGTGGGCTTTGCCTCGTTGCGTCGAGGATCGGAAGACGCGTAGCATAGACCTAAGCAAGACAAAGGACGTGCAAATTTATCACACGAAAGGCGTCCTCTGTCTCGATCTCGATCCCGTCGACGCCAGATA CTTATTATCTGGCGGCGCGGACGCGGCAATAGCGATCTACGACACGAGAAACGTGCGCGGCGAGAAAACATTCAAAGCCGAAGTCGAATACACGATTCCGGGAAA ACGACCTCCGGGACATAATTATAGCGTCAATTCGATTCAGTGGTATCCCCATGATACAGGAATGTTTATTAGCAGTTCATCTGACAAGTCATTAAAAATTTGGGATGCCAATAGACTCATG GTTGCTGAGCAATTTCTATTTTCTGGTCCAGTCTACTGTCATCACTTGTCACCGGTGCCAAGCAAAAGTTGTCTTATAGCag TTGGTAGTGAGGAAACGTTTGTGACGTTGTGCGATATAAAATCGGGCTCTCAGACTCACATACTGAGAGGCCACGACGATTCTGTCCAATCGGTGTGCTGGTCACCGAGAAACGAATATTTTCTGCTCTCCGGAGG TTGTGACAACCGCATATTATTATGGGACATTAGAAAATCCAAGAGCTGTTTAGCGTCATTGGACCAATACAATGGTAAAAAAGCAAGTGACAATCCCTCTCTTg GTTGCATTGCTCATAATGGTGGAGTAAATGGTCTTCACTTTCTCCCGGATGGTCTGCATCTTCTAAGCTATGGAACAGATCATCGAATTCGGCTCTGGGACGTTTACTCCTTCAAAAATACTCTA GTGAACTATGGGAGAGTAAAAAATCCTGGATGGAAGAAGCATTGCCAGTTGGCCGTGTCTTCCTGCCAAAATCCGGGTTACGTTTTTGTGCCAAGCACAACGTCAATACAAGTCTTTGATATTCATCGCGGTAAAAAGATTAAGCTTCTAAAGGGTCATTTCAACGCGGTGAATTGCTGTATATTCAACTCTAATAAACAG GAACTATTTAGTGGAAGCGTAGACTGTAATATATTAGTTTGGGACGCCAAATCTGCTGATTCCGATTCTACA cctgaaaaagaagagaatctGCACCAGCCCAACCCTTTTTTTGGAGACACGTGGAGCGACGATGATGAGGACTAA
- the LOC136190379 gene encoding uncharacterized protein: MTLFHLLLFVLLSFFCGIRSHELDLNGPHTAGSEFRTEFYVGGVPVRLASESATLRNKKASMNDTLRCFDIVRSKNTSKSALGDVIAWSRDPPIEVRSDEPNRLRFSNFTNASDAIDYIKTLRYRCNVTQCPENDESRLHFRKCDEGRGLLGTALIWITDRPKVTSTTERVRFVEQDDPVAIGTNVSVSANRRSGIRFVHIRLENISDGNNEDLIFGNNSSFFNVTLTRTRQRDGLAIVATFRAYGSEKDCVEILKNLSYSNAAKEPNATERIVRIIVNNGKFSSLPFDLKIDVQLTNDNKLKISQIPTEIYRNFTGENRVINLAESALLTRSDPTDEFPVYRGYVSLNYTDSTWLRDPLTNLTCHSKTTTHAKLSACTNLNSVVDLVSKAALFGPHMSMHDGISYIEFAKANFFATLGSNQFPVSAPWAFTFWIKFGSVDNFLSMEMKDSTLVFAAKVDLRKFELKYFSRNGLEVNVTFDFGLQEFDLNAWQNFILSNDGTDIKLFANGNHIKSDAVLTAMRYASGSVRLFAGVGNDASLLLSSFSVIDKSIETLEARCIFGCEEQLHINEDRISSEALEELKPFLIDGGQSITASGPASLSSYTSLLRSLQYVNFAANPNQSPRQINFQVSDTKYHVSHTTHLMHLCNKCGSNVTCVINANNSPECQCSSPDLHYDSVATQCLPPDNCSRCPDRSQCIRIRPTHVRCKCELGFAMSENMECINVDDCLRDECQNGATCVDKVNGYECQCPDYYSGTFCEQNNDPCNGDVCQNNGTCSRDNSKERYSCTNCQNGYGGKNCTQNLGCLAFRCKNNGTCDNNTHTCSCLKGFSGDSCQEKEKTTAWTTTVIVIVVISGGMLLVFIGLLIVLAVFLIRKRKASVLKVEGKRRQRFRYSQYSVETRGSSMEKRQKSKTSYSFVQENERPILTHDELKKDSRAAVRRLSVAFADISMATATGKATPMPPGIFSKSRQLGEFNTYGLYTQRADSLIGIDSSDFLTEEEQNEEEKSRNYDEDDDVIDHLPGDDCDNESSQSLTSFDLPAGTDDVTDKDLIIEGTTRGARLTLNSTKDK, encoded by the exons ATGACGCTGTTCcaccttcttctcttcgttctTTTATCATTCTTTTGTGGAATTAGATCGCACGAACTTGATTTGAACGGTCCGCACACAGCTGGAAGCGAATTTCGAACAGAATTCTACGTTGGGGGCGTGCCAGTTCGACTCGCGTCCGAATCGGCGACCCTACGAAACAAGAAAGCATCGATGAATGACACCCTTCGCTGCTTCGACATCGTCCGAAGCAAAAACACGTCAAAAAGCGCTCTGGGCGACGTAATCGCGTGGTCACGTGATCCACCCATTGAGGTGAGGTCAGACGAGCCGAATCGGCTTCGCTTTTCGAATTTCAcgaacgcgagcgacgcGATCGATTACATAAAGACCCTTCGATATCGATGCAACGTCACGCAATGCcccgaaaacgacgaaagccGTCTTCACTTCAGGAAGTGCGACGAGGGGCGTGGCCTATTAGGAACCGCTCTCATATGGATAACAGATCGACCtaaagtgacgtcgacgacagaaCGCGTTCGATTTGTAGAGCAAGACGATCCAGTGGCGATTGGGACGAACGTTAGCGTTAGTGCGAATAGGCGGTCGGGAATACGTTTCGTTCATATTCGTCTCGAAAATATTTCGGATGGAAATAACGAGGATTTGATATTTGGAAATAATAGTTCGTTTTTCAATGTGACGTTGACGAGGACAAGACAAAGGGATGGCCTTGCTATTGTGGCGACATTTCGCGCATATGGAAGTGAGAAAGATTGTGTTGAAATATTGAAAAATCTCTCGTATTCTAATGCTGCTAAGGAGCCCAATGCAACAGAGCGAATTGTGCGAATAATTGTCAATAATGGAAAATTCAGCAGTCTTCCTTTTGATCTCAAAATTGATGTTCAACTTACGAATGAcaacaaattgaaaataagTCAAATTCCAACTGAAATTTACCGAAATTTCACCGGTGAAAATCGAGTTATAAATCTGGCCGAATCAGCACTTTTGACTCGATCAGATCCCACTGACGAGTTTCCCGTCTATCGCGGTTATGTGTCACTAAACTACACTGATTCCACGTGGCTACGAGATCCCCTAACCAATTTGACGTGTCACTCAAAGACGACAACGCACGCCAAACTGTCCGCGTGCACAAACTTGAATTCAGTTGTCGATTTAGTATCAAAAGCTGCTCTGTTTGGGCCGCACATGAGTATGCACGATGGAATATCGTACATTGAGTTCGCAAAAGCGAACTTTTTTGCTACGCTTGGCTCTAATCAATTTCCGGTATCGGCTCCTTGGGCGTTCACTTTTTGGATTAAGTTTGGTTCCGTTGATAATTTTCTCAGTATGGAAATGAAAGATTCGACTTTGGTGTTTGCTGCTAAAGTCGACTTGAGGAAGTTTGAATTGAAATACTTTTCACGAAATGGATTGGAAGTCAATGTCACGTTTGATTTTGGATTGCAAGAATTTGACCTTAACGCGTGGcaaaattttattctttCCAACGACGGAACGGACATAAAACTATTTGCAAATGGCAACCACATCAAG aGTGATGCGGTTCTGACTGCTATGCGTTATGCTAGTGGAAGCGTTCGACTGTTCGCTGGAGTGGGAAATGACGCATCGCTTCTCTTATCCAGTTTTTCTGTCATAGACAAATCCATCGAAACGTTGGAGGCAAGATGCATATTCGGCTGTGAAGAACAACTTCATATTAATGAAGACAGGATATCGTCAGAGGCTTTAGAAGAACTCAAG CCTTTTCTCATTGACGGAGGCCAAAGCATTACTGCTTCTGGCCCTGCTTCGCTCTCGTCCTATACATCTCTACTGCGCAGTCTTCAGTACGTCAATTTTGCCGCAAATCCGAACCAATCCCCACGGCAAATTAATTTCCAAGTATCGGACACAAAATACCACGTGTCCCACACAACCCATCTGATGCACCTGTGCAATAAATGCGGCAGCAACGTGACGTGCGTTATTAATGCGAATAACTCTCCTGAATGCCAATGCTCGTCGCCTGATCTTCATTATGACAGTGTCGCAACGCAGTGTTTGCCACCTGACAATTGCAGTCGCTGTCCTGATAGATCCCAATGCATTCGAATTCGACCAACTCACGTTCGCTGTAAATGCGAGCTTGGTTTTGCCATGAGCGAAAATATGGAGTGCATCAACGTGGATGACTGCCTAAGAGATGAGTGTCAAAACGGTGCCACTTGCGTCGATAAAGTGAACGGATATGAGTGTCAGTGCCCCGACTACTATTCCGGAACATTTTGCGAGCAAAACAACGATCCATGCAACGGAGACGTGTGTCAAAATAATGGCACCTGCTCTCGTGACAATAGCAAGGAAAGATATAGCTGTACTAATTGCCAAAACGGTTACGGCGGAAAAAATTGCACGCAAAATCTGGGATGCCTTGCATTTCGGTGCAAGAACAACGGAACTTGTGACAACAACACTCACACGTGCTCTTGTCTCAAAGGTTTTAGCGGAGATTCTTgccaagaaaaagagaaaactaCTGCTT gGACGACAACGGTGATCGTGATTGTGGTCATTTCTGGTGGAATGCTACTCGTTTTCATTGGTCTTCTTATCGTTCTCGCGGTATTCCTtattcgaaagagaaaagcgagTGTTTTGAAAGTCGAAGGCAAGCGAAG GCAACGTTTTCGATATAGCCAGTACTCGGTTGAAACTCGAGGATCGTCAATGGAAAAACGACAGAAATCCAAAACATCCTACTCCTTCGTTCAAGAAAACGAGCGTCCTATTTTAACTCATGACGAGCTGAAGAAGGATTCTCGCGCGGCAGTTCGCCGACTCTCTGTTGCTTTTGCTGATATCAGCATGGCAACGGCAACAGGAAAAGCAACGCCCATGCCACCTGGAATATTTTCCAAATCGAGACAGCTGGGCGAATTCAATACATACGGATTATACAC GCAACGTGCAGATTCTCTTATTGGAATTGACAGTAGTGATTTTCTAactgaagaagaacaaaacgaagaggaaaaaagcagaaattatgatgaagacgatgacgtcatagatCATCTCCCCGGAGATGACTGTGATAACGAGAGTTCCCAATCGCTAACAAGTTTTGATCTTCCGGCCGGcacagatgacgtcacagacaAGGATCTTATAATTGAAGGAACGACGAGAGGAGCAAGACTCACGCTCAACTCAacaaaagataaataa
- the LOC136190383 gene encoding histone acetyltransferase KAT8-like → MAAMEPLAKRRDVGRKGAERAKEETVEIGGTYIVLRSDEEWHTAEVLHSRTSAENKGLEYYVHYSGCNRRMDEWVPASKIDLTKSRQEVQSRCKAEMAKDDARKFSERKITRNQKRRHDEIHHVQKPIAEMDPTTAALEREHEAITKIKYIDKIQMGRFEIDTWYFSPYPEEYGKQPKLYVCEYCLKYMRLETSYRDHLVSCEWRHPPGREIYRKGTTSVFEIDGRDSKVYCQNMCLLAKLFLDHKTLYFDVEPFLFYVLTEVDKQGCHFVGYFSKEKESPENNNVACILTLPPYQRKGYGKFLIAFSYELSKIEMCFGSPEKPLSDLGKLSYRSYWTWVLLNILREVKGTLSIKDLSVMTSITQDDIISTLQSLNMVKYWKGQHVVCVTPKLIEEHLKSSQYKPPRLTVDQESLRWDPPYPKGSQRQVKKH, encoded by the exons atggCGGCGATGGAACCGTTAGCAAAGCGGAGAGATGTGGGGCGTAAAGGCGCAGAAAGAGCAAAAGAGGAAACCGTCGAAATAGGAGGAACGTACATCGTACTgcgaagcgacgaggaaTGGC ACACGGCCGAAGTGTTGCACAGCAGAACATCGGCCGAAAACAAGGGATTGGAATACTACGTACACTATTCGGGAT GCAATCGTCGAATGGACGAATGGGTTCCGGCGAGCAAAATCGATCTGACAAAGTCGCGACAGGAGGTGCAAAGTCGTTGCAAGGCCGAAATGGCAAAGGACGACGCGAGAAAATTCTCGGAACGAAAGATAACGCGAAATCAAAAGCGAAGGCACGACGAAATCCATCACGTTCAAAaa CCCATAGCGGAAATggatccgacgacggcagcTCTTGAACGAGAGCACGAAGCT AtaacaaaaatcaaatatatCGATAAAATACAGATGGGTCGATTTGAAATTGACACCTGGTATTTTTCACCGTATCCTGAGGAATACGGAAAACAGCCCAAGCTCTACGTCTGCGAGTATTGCCTCAAGTACATGAGACTGGAAACGTCCTATAGAGACCATCTC gTTAGCTGTGAGTGGAGGCATCCTCCTGGACGAGAAATCTATCGCAAGGGGACTACGTCTGTGTTCGAAATCGACGGTCGAGATTCCAAAGTCTATTGCCAAAATATGTGTCTATTGGCCAAGCTGTTTCTCGATCACAAGACCCTCTACTTTGATGTGGAACCCTTTCTCTTTTACGTTCTAACGGAAGTCGACAAGCAGGGCTGTCATTTCGTTGGATACTTTTCTAAG GAGAAGGAATCGCCAGAAAATAATAATGTTGCTTGTATATTGACTTTGCCCCCGTATCAGCGTAAGGGTTATGGAAAATTCCTGATAGCATTTA gctaTGAATtatcgaaaatcgaaatgTGTTTTGGCTCACCTGAGAAGCCTTTATCCGATTTAGGAAAATTGAGCTACCGAAGTTATTGGACGTGGGTTCTTTTAAATATTCTACGAGAAGTGAAAGGAACACTGTCAATAAAAGATTTAAG CGTTATGACGTCGATAACCCAAGACGACATTATCAGTACGCTGCAGAGTCTAAATATGGTGAAGTATTGGAAAGGACAGCACGTGGTGTGCGTCACTCCAAAATTAATAGAGGAGCATTTGAAATCAAGTCAATACAAGCCTCCTCGTTTGACTGTGGATCAAGAAAGTCTTCGTTGGGATCCCCCCTATCCAAAAGGGAGCCAAAGGCAAGTGAAAAAACACTAA
- the LOC136190101 gene encoding sec-independent protein translocase protein TatB-like encodes MIAELLVIFGGAIAVIGPKNLPSVARKTGILAGSIMRTVRTGQQTIEKYSKDPKVAELHQEIRESLEELEKIQRKVYMGRMALKRPTEFLGRAIISQQRKPRTEGETRIVAETVKDVRSSISTGRGHGRWG; translated from the exons ATGATAGCAGAGCTTCTCGTCATTTTCGGAGGAGCGATCGCCGTCATAG GGCCCAAAAATCTCCCATCGGTAGCGAGAAAAACAGGAATTCTAGCGGGATCAATAATGAG aaCAGTTCGGACCGGACAGCAAACAATTGAAAAATACTCAAAAGATCCAAAAGTTGCCGAG CTTCATCAAGAAATTCGAGAGAGTTTAGAAGAACTTGAAAAGATTCAACGAAAAGTGTACATGGGAAGAATGGCATTGAAGCGACCAACTGAGTTTCTCGGTCGAGCTATTATTAGTCAGCAAAGAAAGCCAAGAACCGAAGGAGAGACTAGAATTGTTGCAGAAACAGTAAAAGATGTGCGTTCATCAATTTCTACAGGCAG AGGACATGGAAGGTGGGGCTGA